The proteins below are encoded in one region of Pseudonocardia sp. DSM 110487:
- a CDS encoding DMT family transporter: protein MSTVRTAPSSGVSFLVLAGILWGTGGLFGRMLGDATGLSSLAVATYRLAVGGLLLVGYLLVTGARLPRSRAAWARIAAVAALAALFQVSYFTAVWFTSVSVATLVTIGSSPVLVLLAGTRWRSARASRRRCVDDSPADARSLARPRGADRPGFVAVGLALCGLLLLIGVPTDAGPSTAAVLAGAACALVAASGFTAVSLLGARPVPGLDATATAGLGFTLGGALLVPLALTTSGLTFAPTPVAIGLLVAFGLLPTAVAYTCYFRGLRSAAAGVGVLMALLEPVTSAVLSAVLLGDRLGVSGIAGGLLLCAALVLTARGQGRTRSS from the coding sequence GTGTCCACTGTTCGTACCGCCCCGTCCTCCGGGGTGTCCTTCCTCGTCCTCGCCGGGATCCTCTGGGGAACCGGCGGCCTGTTCGGCCGCATGCTCGGCGATGCCACCGGCCTTTCCTCGCTCGCCGTCGCGACCTACCGGCTCGCGGTCGGCGGCCTGCTCCTCGTCGGGTATCTCCTGGTCACGGGCGCGCGGTTGCCGCGCTCCCGGGCCGCGTGGGCCCGCATCGCCGCCGTCGCAGCGCTGGCGGCGCTGTTCCAGGTCTCCTACTTCACGGCGGTGTGGTTCACGTCGGTGAGCGTGGCTACGCTGGTGACCATCGGGTCGTCGCCGGTGCTCGTGCTCCTCGCTGGGACTCGCTGGCGCTCGGCCCGCGCTTCGCGCAGGCGCTGTGTCGATGATTCGCCCGCTGACGCTCGCTCACTGGCGCGGCCGCGCGGCGCCGACCGGCCCGGGTTCGTCGCCGTCGGGCTGGCCCTCTGCGGTCTCCTGCTGCTGATCGGCGTCCCGACCGACGCCGGCCCGTCGACGGCGGCGGTGCTCGCCGGCGCCGCGTGCGCCCTCGTCGCGGCCTCCGGCTTCACCGCGGTGTCGCTGCTGGGCGCCCGGCCCGTCCCCGGCCTGGACGCCACGGCGACCGCCGGTCTCGGGTTCACGCTCGGCGGCGCGCTGCTGGTTCCGCTCGCCTTGACCACGTCCGGGCTCACCTTCGCGCCGACCCCGGTCGCGATCGGCCTGCTCGTCGCGTTCGGGCTACTGCCGACCGCCGTCGCCTACACCTGCTATTTCCGCGGGCTGCGCAGCGCCGCTGCCGGGGTGGGCGTGCTGATGGCGCTGCTCGAGCCCGTGACGTCGGCGGTGCTGTCGGCCGTGCTGCTCGGCGACCGGCTGGGGGTGTCCGGGATCGCGGGCGGGCTGCTGCTCTGCGCCGCCCTGGTCCTGACCGCAAGGGGTCAGGGGCGGACGCGCAGCTCGTAG
- a CDS encoding MFS transporter, translating into MSLPLFALFLVVFGFTTGEFVVAGILPDVAADLGVSIPAVGLLTTAYALGMIVGGPLLTVLTARTPRRPLVLGLVAVSVLGNLGSAVAPNHLVLLVARFASGLVVATFFAVAIATAAALAPAGRQASAVAQVTLGLNLGLVLGTPLGTVVGQQLGWRATFVAVAAVTLAAVPLVLRYVPAAPGTSGSVLAELRVLADRDVQLAIALSAVGNVGVVTVFTYIAPLLIEVGGFPAGAVPALLLVYGAGAVVGNVIGGRLADRALLPSIAGLLAALAAVLVVFWLAGGVPAAATVLTFAIGLLAFAMIPGMQTRVVATAAAAPTLAVAVNASGYQFAAAFAGWLGGRVIEGQGTAAIPLVGGLLTVAGLVLALHLVRRDRRAAVTPS; encoded by the coding sequence GTGTCTTTGCCCCTCTTCGCCCTCTTCCTCGTGGTGTTCGGATTCACCACGGGGGAGTTCGTCGTGGCCGGCATCCTGCCGGACGTGGCCGCCGACCTCGGGGTGTCGATCCCCGCCGTCGGCCTGCTCACCACCGCGTACGCGCTCGGGATGATCGTTGGGGGCCCGTTGCTCACGGTGCTGACCGCGCGCACGCCGCGCCGGCCGCTCGTGCTGGGCCTCGTCGCCGTGTCGGTGCTCGGCAACCTCGGTTCCGCCGTGGCGCCGAACCACCTCGTTCTGCTCGTTGCACGGTTCGCCTCTGGTCTCGTGGTGGCCACGTTCTTCGCCGTCGCGATCGCCACCGCGGCGGCCCTCGCACCCGCGGGCCGCCAAGCCTCCGCCGTGGCGCAGGTGACGTTGGGGCTCAACCTCGGGCTCGTGCTCGGCACGCCGCTCGGCACGGTCGTCGGCCAGCAGCTCGGCTGGCGGGCGACGTTCGTCGCGGTCGCCGCGGTCACGCTCGCCGCCGTGCCGCTGGTGCTGCGGTACGTCCCCGCCGCGCCGGGAACAAGCGGCTCAGTACTCGCCGAGCTGCGCGTACTCGCCGACCGTGACGTGCAGCTCGCGATCGCGCTGTCCGCGGTGGGCAACGTCGGCGTCGTCACCGTGTTCACCTACATCGCGCCGCTGCTCATCGAGGTCGGCGGGTTCCCAGCGGGGGCGGTACCGGCCCTGCTGCTGGTGTACGGCGCGGGCGCCGTGGTCGGAAACGTGATCGGCGGCCGGCTGGCCGACCGCGCGCTGTTGCCGTCCATCGCGGGGCTGCTCGCCGCATTGGCCGCCGTCCTGGTCGTGTTCTGGCTGGCCGGTGGCGTGCCGGCGGCAGCGACGGTGCTGACCTTCGCGATCGGGCTGCTCGCCTTCGCGATGATCCCGGGCATGCAGACCCGCGTCGTGGCCACCGCAGCCGCAGCCCCGACGCTGGCCGTCGCCGTGAATGCCTCCGGCTACCAGTTCGCCGCAGCGTTCGCCGGCTGGCTGGGCGGGCGGGTCATCGAAGGGCAGGGGACAGCGGCGATCCCGCTGGTCGGCGGGCTCCTCACGGTGGCGGGCCTCGTGCTCGCGCTCCACCTCGTACGCCGAGACAGACGAGCTGCCGTAACGCCCTCCTAG
- a CDS encoding PH domain-containing protein: MLAPREIDEYLLPTERRVIRVRQHWAVMMNHVSSTSLFLLALVIGERMLPDSVLIDNIAWYLALVAVLRFTVLTILWWIERIVITDKRVMLAQGIITHNVGMMPLGKVTDLTFQRTLGGRMFGYGTIVVESAGQIQALNRIDYLPRPEEIYEALSELVFGEKGKTRATGMLARPRWRR; this comes from the coding sequence ATGCTCGCGCCCCGCGAGATCGACGAGTACCTGCTCCCCACGGAGCGCAGGGTGATTCGCGTGCGGCAGCACTGGGCCGTGATGATGAATCACGTCAGCTCCACGTCGCTCTTCCTGCTGGCCTTGGTCATCGGCGAGCGGATGCTGCCCGACAGCGTGCTGATCGACAACATCGCCTGGTACCTCGCGCTGGTGGCGGTGCTGCGGTTCACGGTGCTCACGATCCTCTGGTGGATCGAGCGCATCGTCATCACCGACAAGCGGGTGATGCTGGCGCAAGGCATCATCACCCACAACGTCGGCATGATGCCGCTGGGTAAGGTCACCGACCTCACATTCCAGCGCACGCTCGGCGGCCGCATGTTCGGCTACGGCACCATCGTCGTGGAGTCGGCCGGTCAGATCCAGGCGCTCAACAGGATCGACTACCTGCCACGCCCCGAGGAGATCTACGAGGCGTTGTCCGAGCTCGTGTTCGGGGAGAAGGGCAAGACGCGCGCCACCGGCATGCTCGCCCGGCCGCGCTGGCGCCGCTGA
- a CDS encoding DUF4267 domain-containing protein — protein MLTFAAYGLAIALNLMILFIGLRFLLVPRAAAAGYGVPAKADGDPAYLTIKGLRDGSYGLVGLALLAFAGPVAEAWFMLVVALVPLGDTIVVLRNGGTRAVAFGIHFATAVVILVGAALLFAL, from the coding sequence ATGCTGACCTTCGCCGCCTACGGGCTCGCCATCGCGTTGAACCTGATGATCCTGTTCATCGGGCTGCGGTTCCTGCTCGTCCCCCGCGCGGCCGCCGCCGGGTACGGCGTGCCCGCGAAGGCCGACGGCGATCCGGCGTACCTCACGATCAAGGGCCTGCGCGATGGCAGCTACGGCCTCGTCGGCCTCGCCCTGCTGGCGTTCGCCGGCCCTGTCGCCGAGGCCTGGTTCATGCTGGTCGTCGCCCTCGTGCCCCTCGGCGACACGATCGTCGTGCTGCGCAACGGCGGCACGAGGGCGGTTGCGTTCGGGATCCACTTCGCAACGGCCGTCGTCATCCTCGTCGGCGCCGCCCTGCTGTTCGCCCTCTGA
- a CDS encoding DUF5914 domain-containing protein produces MWADAKPRLIRAALRRALDRPTGGWYVIAASREVRAGRAFGRVVAGRELVAWRDGAGALNVGPGACPHLGAALCDAPVHDGRLVCRWHGLALGADGRPGWRPFPAYDDGVLAWVRLDEPGTNPGATPVLGPRPPADRGVPAVATVIGRCEPEDVIANRLDPWHGAWFHPYSFTALRVLSAPPPDCPPPEDRFLVEVTFTVGRRLGVPVHAEFTCPDARTVTMRIVDGEGAGSVVETHATPLRPGPDGLPRTAVIEAVVAHSDRPGFVHARRVAAALRPLMGAAARRLWRDDIAYAERRYELRVRP; encoded by the coding sequence ATGTGGGCCGACGCCAAGCCGCGGCTCATCCGCGCTGCCTTGCGCCGCGCGCTGGACCGCCCGACGGGCGGCTGGTACGTGATCGCCGCGAGCCGGGAGGTCCGTGCGGGACGGGCGTTCGGTCGGGTCGTCGCAGGCCGCGAGCTCGTCGCGTGGCGGGACGGGGCCGGCGCCCTGAACGTCGGCCCCGGTGCCTGCCCGCATCTCGGGGCCGCGCTCTGCGATGCGCCGGTGCACGACGGGCGGCTCGTGTGCCGGTGGCACGGGCTCGCGCTCGGCGCGGACGGCAGGCCCGGATGGCGCCCCTTCCCGGCATACGACGACGGGGTGTTGGCCTGGGTGCGGCTCGACGAGCCCGGCACCAACCCGGGTGCGACGCCGGTCCTCGGGCCGCGGCCGCCGGCAGACCGCGGCGTCCCTGCCGTCGCCACCGTGATCGGCCGGTGCGAGCCGGAGGACGTGATCGCCAACCGGCTCGACCCGTGGCACGGCGCCTGGTTCCACCCCTACTCGTTCACCGCGCTGCGGGTGCTCAGCGCACCACCGCCCGATTGCCCTCCGCCCGAGGACCGTTTTCTCGTCGAGGTGACGTTCACGGTGGGACGGCGTCTGGGTGTTCCGGTCCACGCCGAGTTCACCTGTCCCGACGCGCGGACGGTGACGATGCGGATCGTCGACGGCGAGGGTGCCGGATCGGTGGTCGAGACGCACGCCACCCCGTTGCGCCCTGGCCCGGACGGCCTGCCCCGCACCGCCGTCATCGAGGCGGTCGTCGCCCACTCCGACCGTCCGGGCTTCGTTCACGCACGGCGCGTCGCCGCGGCCCTGCGACCGCTGATGGGCGCGGCCGCCCGGCGGCTGTGGCGCGACGACATCGCCTACGCCGAGCGACGCTACGAGCTGCGCGTCCGCCCCTGA
- a CDS encoding PHP domain-containing protein, which yields MPRRPRIDLHTHSTASDGTDRPAELVAAAAAVGVDVLAITDHDTTAGWAEAAAALPSGMRLLRGAEFSCVSPTGRADRPVAVHLLGYQFDPEHPVIAAEQARLRAERVQRLRRMTEKMAADGYPVDPDTVFALLPRGASAGRPHLARALVAAGVVGSVNEAFAELLYNGSPYFVPKTDTPVRDAIDMVRAAGGFTVFAHPLARRRGRVVEPSVIAELATAGLAGVEVDHPDHAPEDRALLRRLAADAGLVATGSSDYHGTNKTTPIALETTAPEALEQLLDTTTGVEVLTG from the coding sequence GTGCCCCGCCGCCCCCGAATCGACCTGCACACCCACTCCACCGCGTCCGACGGCACCGACCGCCCGGCCGAACTCGTCGCCGCCGCGGCGGCCGTCGGCGTCGACGTGCTGGCGATCACCGATCATGACACGACGGCGGGGTGGGCGGAGGCCGCGGCGGCGCTGCCCTCGGGCATGCGGCTGCTGCGCGGCGCCGAGTTCTCGTGCGTGAGCCCCACCGGCCGCGCCGACCGGCCCGTGGCGGTGCACCTGCTCGGTTACCAGTTCGACCCGGAACACCCGGTGATCGCGGCCGAGCAGGCGCGGCTGCGGGCCGAGCGCGTGCAGCGGTTGCGGCGGATGACCGAGAAGATGGCCGCCGACGGCTACCCGGTCGACCCCGACACGGTGTTCGCGCTCCTGCCGCGGGGTGCGAGCGCCGGTCGGCCGCACCTCGCCCGGGCGCTCGTGGCGGCGGGCGTGGTCGGCTCGGTCAACGAGGCCTTCGCGGAGCTCCTCTACAACGGCAGCCCCTACTTCGTGCCGAAGACGGACACGCCCGTACGGGACGCCATCGACATGGTGCGTGCCGCGGGTGGGTTCACGGTGTTCGCGCACCCGCTGGCCCGCAGGCGAGGGCGGGTCGTGGAGCCGTCGGTCATCGCCGAGCTGGCGACCGCCGGGCTCGCGGGCGTCGAGGTCGACCACCCCGACCACGCTCCCGAGGACCGCGCGCTGCTGCGGCGGCTCGCCGCCGACGCGGGGCTCGTCGCCACCGGGTCCAGCGACTACCACGGCACCAACAAGACCACCCCGATCGCGCTCGAGACCACCGCCCCCGAAGCGCTGGAGCAGCTGCTCGACACCACTACCGGTGTCGAGGTGCTCACCGGTTGA
- a CDS encoding MaoC family dehydratase: protein MQFGRYYEEFDVGAVYKHWPGKTVTEYDDHLFCLLTMNHHPLHMDAHYAGETTDFGRNVVVGNYIYSLLLGMSVPDVSGKAIANLEVESLKHVKPTFHGDTIYGETEVLDKTESRSKDDRGVVYVETRGYKQDGTVVCTFRRKVMVPKRSYGDSRGGEQPARPEPKL from the coding sequence TTGCAGTTCGGCCGGTATTACGAGGAGTTCGACGTCGGCGCGGTCTACAAGCACTGGCCGGGCAAAACGGTCACCGAGTACGACGACCACCTCTTCTGTCTCCTCACGATGAACCACCACCCCCTGCACATGGACGCGCACTACGCGGGTGAGACCACCGATTTCGGGCGCAACGTCGTGGTCGGCAACTACATCTACTCGCTGCTGCTGGGCATGTCCGTGCCGGATGTCTCGGGCAAGGCCATCGCGAACCTCGAGGTCGAGTCGCTCAAGCACGTCAAGCCGACGTTCCACGGAGACACGATCTACGGCGAGACCGAGGTGCTCGACAAGACCGAGTCGCGGTCCAAGGACGACCGCGGGGTCGTGTACGTCGAGACCCGCGGTTACAAGCAGGACGGCACCGTCGTGTGCACGTTCCGGCGCAAGGTGATGGTGCCCAAGCGCTCCTACGGGGATTCCCGTGGTGGGGAGCAGCCTGCGCGGCCCGAACCAAAGCTCTGA
- a CDS encoding DUF2283 domain-containing protein codes for MEQPHQVVLRVAWDEEVDVAYLSLTGNSSSRGVGKTIPIIDRTQQLYGTIDLSGDGELLGIELIGARRMLPGLTRKGQGSDRSDE; via the coding sequence ATGGAGCAACCACACCAGGTCGTTTTGCGCGTCGCCTGGGATGAGGAGGTTGACGTTGCCTATCTTTCACTGACAGGCAATTCCAGTTCTCGTGGAGTAGGCAAGACCATCCCCATCATCGACCGCACCCAACAGCTCTATGGGACGATCGACCTGTCCGGCGATGGCGAACTCTTGGGAATTGAGCTCATCGGAGCGCGAAGAATGCTGCCCGGTCTGACCCGCAAGGGTCAGGGCAGCGATCGTTCTGATGAGTGA
- the corA gene encoding magnesium/cobalt transporter CorA, whose translation MRANRQVRRETVLSTKLRVPISAYVVDCAVYAGGKRLPGRWTHERALAEVRERDDEAFVWIGLHEPDEEQITGIADVFGLHELAVEDAVHAHQRPKLERYDDMLFMVLKTVCYRGRPADGAEHEIVETGEVMVFLGPDFVITVRHGDHSSLRDVRRALESDPEQLALGPAAVLHAISDHVVDSYLEVTAAIEDDIEEMETRVFAPRSTVDSEQIYVLKREVLELRRAVVPLGAPVRKLTEGYSSLVPHDVRSYFRDVDDHLVTVTERIAGFNELLTTLIDAALAKITLRQNTDMRKITAYVAIISVPTMIAGIYGMNFDYIPELHWTFGYPMVWLVIIVTCLSLFRVFRRNEWL comes from the coding sequence ATCCGCGCCAACCGCCAGGTACGCCGGGAGACCGTGCTGTCGACCAAGCTGCGCGTCCCGATCTCGGCCTACGTCGTCGACTGCGCTGTCTACGCCGGCGGCAAGCGCCTGCCAGGGCGCTGGACGCACGAGCGCGCCCTCGCCGAGGTCCGCGAGCGCGACGACGAGGCCTTCGTCTGGATCGGCCTGCACGAGCCCGACGAGGAGCAGATCACCGGCATCGCCGACGTGTTCGGGCTGCACGAGCTGGCCGTCGAGGACGCCGTGCACGCCCACCAGCGCCCCAAGCTGGAGCGCTACGACGACATGCTGTTCATGGTGCTCAAGACCGTCTGCTACCGCGGGCGGCCTGCGGACGGCGCCGAGCACGAGATCGTCGAGACCGGCGAGGTGATGGTGTTCCTCGGCCCGGACTTCGTCATCACCGTCCGGCACGGCGACCACTCCTCGCTGCGTGACGTCCGCCGCGCCCTCGAGAGCGACCCCGAGCAGCTCGCGCTCGGCCCCGCGGCCGTGCTGCACGCCATCTCCGACCACGTCGTCGACAGCTACCTCGAGGTCACCGCCGCCATCGAGGACGACATCGAGGAGATGGAGACCCGGGTCTTCGCCCCGCGCTCCACCGTCGACTCCGAGCAGATCTACGTCCTCAAGCGCGAGGTACTGGAGCTGCGGCGCGCCGTGGTGCCGCTCGGGGCTCCGGTGCGCAAGCTCACAGAGGGCTACAGCTCGCTCGTGCCGCACGACGTGCGGTCGTACTTCCGGGACGTCGACGACCACCTCGTGACCGTCACGGAGCGGATCGCGGGGTTCAACGAGCTGCTCACCACGCTGATCGACGCCGCGCTCGCCAAGATCACCCTTCGGCAGAACACCGACATGCGCAAGATCACCGCGTACGTCGCGATCATCTCGGTACCCACCATGATCGCCGGGATATACGGGATGAACTTCGACTACATCCCGGAACTGCACTGGACGTTCGGGTATCCGATGGTATGGCTCGTGATCATCGTCACCTGTCTCTCGCTGTTCAGGGTGTTCCGCCGCAACGAGTGGCTCTGA
- a CDS encoding oxygenase MpaB family protein, with amino-acid sequence MSTATPSAVTSEWLFPPGSATRRVIGDPAALVGGISALFLQALHPRAMAGVEQHSSFPADFWPRLQRTAGYVTTLAFADLATAEKAIARVRAIHRRVHGVDPVTGLAYSADDPELLRWVHVSEVSSFAAAVRRLGLVDQDEEDRFLAEQVRAGELLGATDLPADRVAVEAYFAAVRPELVASPVARRAAARLLLAPLPWRLALLTPARPAWTVVAAVAVGLLPDWAKQLYGFPRLPGADAATTAGLATVRAALLTFRRATGRPEPPR; translated from the coding sequence GTGAGCACCGCAACGCCCTCCGCCGTCACGAGTGAGTGGCTCTTCCCGCCGGGCAGCGCCACCCGGCGCGTCATCGGTGACCCGGCTGCCCTCGTCGGGGGCATCAGCGCACTGTTCCTGCAGGCCCTGCACCCGAGGGCGATGGCGGGGGTCGAGCAGCACTCGTCGTTCCCCGCCGACTTCTGGCCGCGGTTGCAGCGCACCGCCGGCTACGTCACGACGCTCGCGTTCGCCGACCTCGCCACCGCCGAGAAGGCCATCGCCAGGGTGCGGGCGATCCACCGGCGGGTGCACGGCGTCGACCCGGTGACCGGCCTTGCGTACTCGGCCGACGACCCCGAACTGCTGCGATGGGTGCACGTCAGCGAGGTCAGCTCGTTCGCGGCCGCGGTGCGGCGGCTGGGCCTGGTCGACCAGGACGAGGAGGACCGGTTCCTTGCCGAACAGGTGCGGGCGGGCGAGTTGCTGGGCGCCACCGATCTGCCCGCCGACCGTGTCGCCGTGGAGGCCTACTTCGCGGCCGTGCGGCCGGAGCTGGTGGCGAGCCCGGTGGCCCGGCGGGCCGCCGCGCGGCTGTTGCTCGCCCCGCTGCCGTGGCGGCTCGCGCTCCTCACACCTGCCCGGCCGGCGTGGACGGTCGTGGCCGCCGTGGCCGTCGGGCTCCTCCCGGACTGGGCGAAGCAGCTCTACGGGTTCCCGCGCCTGCCCGGCGCCGACGCCGCCACCACCGCGGGACTCGCGACCGTGCGTGCCGCGCTCCTGACCTTCAGACGAGCCACTGGGCGCCCAGAACCACCGCGGTGA
- a CDS encoding TetR/AcrR family transcriptional regulator: protein MSIHTRRERERADREKLIVTAARELAEAEGWDAVTTRRLAEKVEYSQPVLYSHFNGKDAIVAAVAVEGFAELATQLRAARVEAADAEAALAAVGRAYTAFADRRPALYDAMFSQAVTLPFATPDAPPALHAGFDELVTAIRPYAGGVDTGLLTETFWAALHGLTTLTRSGRIPAAQHDERLALLIARFTGRES, encoded by the coding sequence ATGTCCATCCACACGCGCCGGGAGCGCGAGCGCGCCGACCGGGAGAAGCTGATCGTCACGGCCGCGCGCGAGCTCGCAGAGGCCGAAGGCTGGGACGCGGTGACGACGCGGCGGCTCGCGGAGAAGGTCGAGTACAGCCAGCCGGTGCTCTACAGCCACTTCAACGGCAAGGACGCGATCGTGGCCGCCGTCGCGGTGGAGGGCTTCGCCGAGCTGGCCACGCAGCTACGCGCGGCCCGGGTCGAAGCAGCCGATGCCGAGGCGGCGCTCGCGGCGGTCGGCCGCGCCTACACGGCGTTCGCCGACCGGCGCCCCGCCCTCTACGACGCCATGTTCAGCCAGGCCGTCACCCTGCCGTTCGCCACCCCCGACGCCCCGCCGGCCCTGCACGCGGGGTTCGACGAGCTCGTCACGGCGATCCGCCCGTACGCAGGCGGCGTCGACACGGGCCTGCTGACGGAGACGTTCTGGGCCGCTCTGCACGGTCTGACCACGCTCACCCGCAGCGGCCGCATCCCCGCCGCGCAGCACGACGAGAGGCTCGCCCTGCTCATCGCCCGCTTCACCGGCCGGGAGTCGTAG
- a CDS encoding NUDIX domain-containing protein: protein MTLGEGFVPCVGGLAYDDAGRLLLVQRANDPGQGLWSLPGGRVEPGEDDAAALVREMVEETGLLVLPGDLVGRVHRGTYEIADYRCRVVGGSLRAGDDALDARWCDATSLLELPLVPLLLETLREWDALPR, encoded by the coding sequence ATGACATTGGGTGAGGGCTTCGTCCCCTGTGTGGGGGGACTCGCCTACGACGATGCGGGGCGGCTGCTGCTCGTCCAGCGCGCCAACGACCCTGGTCAAGGGCTGTGGTCGCTCCCGGGTGGCCGCGTCGAGCCGGGCGAGGACGACGCAGCGGCACTGGTCCGAGAGATGGTAGAGGAGACCGGCCTTCTAGTCCTACCGGGTGATCTTGTCGGCCGAGTGCACCGTGGTACGTACGAGATCGCGGACTACCGGTGCCGCGTGGTCGGCGGATCCCTGCGCGCAGGCGACGACGCGCTCGACGCCCGCTGGTGCGACGCCACCTCGCTGCTCGAGCTCCCGCTCGTGCCGCTGTTGCTGGAGACCCTGCGGGAGTGGGACGCCCTGCCCCGATAG
- a CDS encoding helix-turn-helix domain-containing protein — protein sequence MPQRCEVFVSGLDASIDVVGGKWKVLILWALGGGPKRFGELRRVVAGVSEKVLAQHLRELERDEVVHREVHDAVPPKVEYSLTPSGATLIEALRPLGAWGCEHKTRLEQIRGDAVCAETL from the coding sequence ATGCCTCAGAGGTGCGAGGTGTTCGTGTCCGGGCTCGACGCGAGCATCGACGTGGTCGGCGGCAAGTGGAAGGTGCTCATCCTGTGGGCGCTCGGCGGTGGCCCGAAGCGCTTCGGCGAGCTGAGGCGCGTGGTCGCAGGCGTGAGCGAGAAGGTCCTCGCCCAGCACCTGCGGGAGCTCGAACGCGACGAGGTGGTGCACCGGGAGGTGCACGACGCCGTGCCGCCCAAGGTCGAGTACTCGCTCACGCCCTCCGGCGCCACCCTCATCGAGGCGCTGCGCCCCCTCGGCGCGTGGGGATGCGAGCACAAGACCCGGCTGGAGCAGATCCGCGGCGACGCGGTCTGCGCCGAGACGCTGTAA
- a CDS encoding PD-(D/E)XK nuclease family protein, translated as MDGAQLGFDFATTRLVRVTPSKLGTWDDCPRRYRMTYLDRPAPSRGGARAASTLGAVVHLALRAFFDLPLAERTPRAAARLVDRYWSSEGFRDVDQAAGYRERARGWLAEYVSELDPDAEPVALERWVSAATNRIVAEGRVDRIDRRGAELVVVDYKTGRRTPAPADACASQALALYAVAVEHTLRRTCTQVELHHLPSGTVAAWRHDAASLREHVARAEASAAELDTAAEDLAAGGDPDVLFPPRPARRCGGCDVRRHCPEGRAAAPEELPWAGLAP; from the coding sequence GTGGACGGTGCGCAGCTCGGGTTCGACTTCGCCACCACCCGGCTGGTGCGGGTCACGCCGTCCAAGCTCGGTACGTGGGACGACTGCCCGCGCCGGTACCGGATGACCTACCTGGACCGTCCGGCGCCGTCGCGCGGCGGCGCCCGGGCGGCCAGCACGCTCGGCGCGGTGGTGCACCTGGCCCTGCGGGCGTTCTTCGACCTCCCGCTCGCGGAGCGCACCCCGCGGGCCGCGGCCCGGCTCGTCGACCGGTACTGGAGCAGCGAGGGGTTCCGCGACGTCGACCAGGCCGCCGGGTACCGCGAGCGGGCCCGTGGCTGGCTGGCCGAGTACGTCTCCGAGCTGGACCCGGACGCCGAGCCGGTTGCTCTCGAGCGGTGGGTGTCGGCGGCCACCAACCGGATCGTCGCCGAGGGTCGGGTGGACCGGATCGACCGCCGCGGTGCCGAGCTGGTGGTGGTCGACTACAAGACCGGGCGTCGCACCCCCGCGCCCGCCGACGCCTGCGCGTCGCAGGCACTGGCCCTGTACGCCGTCGCCGTCGAGCACACGCTGCGCCGCACGTGCACCCAGGTGGAGCTGCATCACCTGCCCAGCGGCACGGTCGCGGCATGGCGGCACGACGCGGCGTCCCTTCGGGAGCACGTCGCGCGGGCCGAGGCGAGCGCGGCCGAACTCGACACCGCGGCCGAGGACCTCGCGGCGGGTGGTGACCCCGACGTGCTGTTCCCGCCGCGTCCCGCCCGGCGCTGTGGCGGCTGCGACGTGCGCCGGCACTGTCCGGAGGGCCGGGCGGCCGCACCGGAGGAACTGCCGTGGGCCGGTCTCGCGCCCTGA